The DNA region ccctgactacaagtgccattttaacaaccagttcgctgaactAAACAAAAAATGAGGTATTGGATCTGCCGAACCGGCTTGAATCAGCTGAAGTCCAACACTGGAGTGTATCCCTGTGGCAGCTTTCACAAGAGGCCTCCATGTGATTGGTGCTTCACTCATTTGGCAAAAGCCAGGCAAATGCAGCCAGATAAGTCCAAACTCAATTCTGCTCAGGGTCTTGAGTGGGAGCTGACCTTAGTGTGAGAGAGGCttcaaacagagacagacaggagaccCTGGACCTAGCAGTGCCCAGCAGGGAAACTGGGTGAGGCCTGAGGGACCACCCACCCTAAACAGGAAGGTGAAGGTCAAGTCAACAGTCAGCAGGAAAGAGGGCCCTCAGCCCCTACCTGGAACCCAGGTAGGGGTTCTGAGAACCCTAAAGTCCAGGACAGGGAGGGCTTAGGGACATGTAAGTTATGGGTGCTCCCTGCCAGACCATCTCACCTCATTCTTGTGCCATCTCAGAGGTTGGAAGTGTTCTATTCAGAGCAGCAGCGTGGATGAGGGTCCGGGTCTGGCCAATAATTAACTTGATGGTGCTGAACGTGACCTGAGAGCACTCCCTAAACCCAGGGCACAGATTACCTCACAAGCCCCTGCAGACGCCAAGGTAACCCCTAGGTAGGATTCTATGGCTCTGGCCTAAGGCTCACTCTACCTTCCTCCGCAGTGTTGACTGGAGACAGCCTGATCTGAACAGCAGCCTTGTTGGTTCCTAGATCAGTGCCCTCAGCCCATGAAGAAGTGGTTTTAATCTAAAGTaaggtggggcctgacctgtggtggcgcagtgggataaggcatcgacttggaacactgaggttgctggttcgaaaccctgggcttgcctggtcaaggcacatatgggagttgatgcttcctgctcctcccctttctctctctctctctctctttctctctcccctctctctaaaaatcaataaataaaatatttaaaaaaaaaagattaaaaaaaataaagtaaggtgGAATGTCCCTGCTGAAGGACACACACCATCTCATTCTCCCTCCTGCAGGTGCCGGCATTGCCTTCTCTCCTGTCCAAACTCCTGCCTGCTGTACCTGACCAGCATTGTTATGCCTCGTGGTAAGAAGAGTAAGGGCCGTGCCCGTGACAAACGTCAGCAGGccaaaactgagacacagagtctCACGGATGGTCAGGATACAGTAGCAGAGGTTGAAGAGTCCATCTCTTCTACTCTTTCTGTGGGATCACCCCAGTGCTCTCCTCCTCCTAGCCCATCCAAGGAGCCTCAGGAAGCCGCAGCCACTAGCATTCCTGAGGCAGGTGTCTCATGCCCAAAGTCTGATGAAGGTGCCAAGAGCCAAACGGAGGGAAGTGCGAGCACCTCCGTGGCAACACCCTCCTTTCGGAGGGCTCTCAGAGATCCTCTAGCCAGCAGTGTGAATAAGTTGGTGCATTTCCTACTGGAGAAGGTCAAAAGGAAGGAGCCCATCATACAGGCAGCGATGGAGAGGGTGGTCAAAAGGAAGTACAAGGAGCACTTCCCAGAGATCTTCCGCAGAGCCTCCGTACGCATGGAGCTGATCTATGGCCTTGAGCTGAAGAAAAAtgaccacagaaaacacagctaTGCCGTTGTCAACAACCTGGGCCTACCAGATGAGGGATATCTGGAGAGTGAAGAGTCCATGACCGGTCTCCTGAAGATGCTCCTGGGTGTCATCTTCATGAATGGCAACCGTGCCACAGAACAGCATATCTGGGAGTTCCTCAGTGTCGTGGGGATCCGTCCTGAAAAAAAGCACATCATTTTTGGGGACCCCAGGAAGCTCATCACCGAGGATATGGTGCAGCAGATGTACCTGGAATACTGCCAGGTGCCCAACAGTGACCCTCCACGCTACGAGTTCCTGTGGGGCCCCAGAGCCCATGCTGAGATCGGCATGATGAAAGTGCTGGAGGCTGTGGCCAAGTTCAATGGTGCGATCCCCAGTGCCTTCCCAGACCTATATGACCAAGCTTTGAGAGATGAGGAAGACAGAGCATGCTTTAGAGCCTTAGCCATGGCGGCCGATATTCCCAAAGGCACTGTACCTTCCTGTTCCAAGTCCCGCAGCTACTCCCCCATCTAGTGAGGTCCTGTGCTGGCTTTTCCCCTTAGTTTGAAGACAGCAGTCAGCCTTCTAAGTAGAAGAGTGTAGTGGGCTCTGCATGAAACCAAGTTTTTATCCTTTTGCTTCCTTTCCTTCTGTAGATGTGTACTTTTTAGGTCtctatatattttcaaatgttcTTCCCTCTAATTGAAGGTTTATTTGCTtcagaatataaatttattaatgtcATAGACGTCACTTTTATTACTGGTGTGGTTATTGATGAAGAGTTTTCGTTTTTTAAAACCAATTGAAAAGCCttcaatatattctttatttgctATACAGCAAAGTCACCTGTCATAAGAATAAGAGTTGTTGTggaaacgtaaaaaaaaaaaaatcttataaaaatattaggGAAAACAAAAAGTTCAACATAAGTAGTTTTTCATTAAATCTTACTTATCTTTGTTCATTTCttgtaaaattaaataacatatacatGTATTTTCCTAGCTCCTTCAAATTGTATGAGACatagaattgtattaaatttgatttatttctcatgtCTGTATTGTTTCCCCTCTATTGTTAATTGGCCATCTGCTCTTTGCAAGGCCTCTAATACTACTGGAGATGgtgagagaaggaagacagagagccATTGCCAATGGAATTTAGCCTCGCCACAGCAGAGATCagataataagaaaaatgatagCATGCTTCGTAAGAAATAAGTaaacaacaattttaatttaaaaaaaatgtgtggaaAAGGAAGTTATAGATAAAAGCAATGTATTTCCCATAATGTAATCAAAGCAGTGTCGGGCAATGGGATACTGCCAGGCCTTGAATGTGGGGGACAAGTAATTTTAAACTAGGGTGCATGATAGACAGGAAAACTTTGGGAGTGGTGTGTAGAGGCCAAACTCTCAGAGTTGAGAGGCTAGGCTAGAATGCaaaacagattttaatttttgctttggggtgtgagaaaactaaagaaaaatgacCCCCTGGGCCAGACCTGAAGGAGTCCTGTGCACTTGTCCCAGGGCAAATGACTGTTAGCACAAAATACGTGTTTTTTGCATAGGGTGGCCAAAGTATTTCTGAGAGATGAGGGTGATACTCCCTTGAACTGAGATGCCAGGAAGCCATGGAACAGTCTCTCTTTATGGGCTGGGAAAGCCAGAGCTGCCTCcatgaaaactatattttaattaagaaatcagAGTGTATTTTGTAAACCGGAATGGATGGGTCTATTTACGgtggtgattaaatgaaaaaaattagggGGGTTTGGATAAAAAAGAACCACTGTGCCAGCTGGTTTATACCACTACATAGAAGTCATTCCCTGACTTTCCCTCTCTGGCACCTTGGTAAGTGAAGGTTGTGGTCTGCAtctatgatgagaggagtaaaaGGAGACATTCCAGAGCCTTGCTGGGAAACAAAGGCAGAATCCTAAGTGGGAGCTGAGGGTGGCACAGACCCTAGAGCCCTGAGGTGGCACAGAGTCTGCCCAAGCCATCCATCTAGGGGTGCCTTAAGTAGGACAGTCAGAGCAACTCTGTAAGAAAGGTGTCAGAGATGTGAGGTCCTAGGTTgcaggggagaggacggagataaGCAAAAAAGTCTTCCAAACGCTTCCAGGAGTCATGGTGAGCACCCTGAGTATGGAATAAGGAAACACTCCAATTTCAGACCTGAAGGGACCACAAAATACCCACTCTTTGCTGGTTCTTCTTGGATACCTGGGAATTGTTGACATAATCTGAAATACTCTCTTTTATGTTGTCACAATGGGGTAGGTGACATTTTCTAAGGGTTTGACCTGA from Saccopteryx leptura isolate mSacLep1 chromosome X, mSacLep1_pri_phased_curated, whole genome shotgun sequence includes:
- the LOC136386212 gene encoding melanoma-associated antigen B1-like: MPRGKKSKGRARDKRQQAKTETQSLTDGQDTVAEVEESISSTLSVGSPQCSPPPSPSKEPQEAAATSIPEAGVSCPKSDEGAKSQTEGSASTSVATPSFRRALRDPLASSVNKLVHFLLEKVKRKEPIIQAAMERVVKRKYKEHFPEIFRRASVRMELIYGLELKKNDHRKHSYAVVNNLGLPDEGYLESEESMTGLLKMLLGVIFMNGNRATEQHIWEFLSVVGIRPEKKHIIFGDPRKLITEDMVQQMYLEYCQVPNSDPPRYEFLWGPRAHAEIGMMKVLEAVAKFNGAIPSAFPDLYDQALRDEEDRACFRALAMAADIPKGTVPSCSKSRSYSPI